One Streptomyces sp. RPA4-2 genomic window carries:
- a CDS encoding phosphatase PAP2 family protein: MGDTGSRPPQLHPGRALAHTPGASGSGSPHRSDSRPPQTPRGARRSDLVGRPGTTPPVPGRPTFLLGLPGLLWLLGLPAALFALITWQVAAHGPLARADERLSRSLVHPDRVSELLADLGGVPVAVPVLAVVLGYVALSGRAAGRERWWLPPAVAAGLMAVVPAVIVPLKELVARPGPPVMGPGTGFYPSGHTATAVVAYGCATLLLLPRLRTARARRGLLGLCLALNLAVAFGLVRRGYHWPLDVLASWCLCAVLLTASALFLDRSVSRSSRRSSAGTPSPRTGPS, from the coding sequence GTGGGCGACACAGGGTCGAGGCCTCCCCAGCTTCACCCTGGTCGTGCCCTCGCGCACACACCCGGAGCTTCCGGCTCCGGATCTCCTCACCGATCGGACAGTCGCCCGCCCCAAACCCCCCGGGGCGCGCGACGATCCGATCTGGTCGGCCGCCCCGGAACTACCCCCCCTGTTCCGGGGCGGCCGACCTTCCTCCTGGGCCTTCCGGGCCTCCTGTGGCTGCTCGGCCTTCCGGCCGCCCTCTTCGCGCTGATCACCTGGCAGGTCGCGGCCCACGGCCCCCTCGCCCGCGCGGACGAGCGCCTCAGCCGCTCCCTCGTCCACCCGGACCGCGTCTCCGAACTCCTCGCCGACCTGGGCGGCGTCCCCGTCGCGGTACCGGTGCTGGCCGTCGTCCTCGGGTACGTGGCGCTGTCCGGCCGCGCCGCCGGGCGGGAACGCTGGTGGCTGCCGCCGGCCGTCGCCGCGGGGCTGATGGCGGTCGTCCCGGCGGTGATCGTGCCGCTGAAGGAACTGGTCGCCCGCCCGGGCCCACCGGTCATGGGCCCGGGCACGGGCTTCTACCCCTCGGGTCACACCGCGACGGCCGTCGTCGCCTACGGCTGCGCCACCCTGCTCCTCCTCCCCCGGCTCCGTACCGCCCGCGCCCGCCGCGGACTGCTGGGGCTCTGCCTCGCCCTGAACCTGGCGGTCGCCTTCGGCCTGGTCCGCCGCGGGTACCACTGGCCGCTGGACGTCCTGGCGAGCTGGTGCCTGTGCGCGGTGCTGCTCACGGCGTCGGCCCTGTTCCTCGACCGGAGCGTCAGCCGAAGTAGCCGTCGAAGTTCCGCTGGAACTCCCAGCCCGCGAACCGGTCCCAGTTGA
- the gabT gene encoding 4-aminobutyrate--2-oxoglutarate transaminase, protein MTALPQERRVVTAIPGPKSQELQARRTAAVAAGVGSVLPIFTTRAGGGIIEDVDGNRLIDFGSGIAVTSVGASAEAVVRRASAQLQDFTHTCFMVTPYEGYVAVAEALAELTPGDHAKKSALFNSGAEAVENAVKIARAYTKRQAVVVFDHGYHGRTNLTMALTAKNMPYKHGFGPFAPEVYRVPVAYGYRWLTGPQNAGAEASAQAIDMINKQIGADNVAAIIIEPVLGEGGFIEPAKGFLPAISQFAKDNGIVFVADEIQSGFCRTGQWFACEDEGIVPDLITTAKGIAGGLPLAAVTGRAEIMDAAHSGGLGGTYGGNPVACAGALGAIETMKELDLNAKAKNIESVMKARLGAMAEKFDIIGDVRGRGAMIAIELVKDRATKEPNPEATAALAKACHQEGLLVLTCGTYGNVLRFLPPLVIGEDLLNEGLDIIEQAFSRV, encoded by the coding sequence ATGACCGCACTTCCGCAGGAGCGCCGCGTCGTCACCGCCATCCCCGGCCCGAAGTCGCAGGAGCTGCAGGCCCGCCGTACCGCCGCGGTCGCGGCCGGCGTGGGCTCGGTGCTCCCGATCTTCACCACGCGCGCCGGCGGCGGCATCATCGAGGACGTCGACGGCAACCGTCTGATCGACTTCGGCTCCGGCATCGCCGTGACGTCGGTCGGCGCGAGTGCCGAGGCCGTCGTGCGCCGGGCCTCCGCCCAGCTCCAGGACTTCACCCACACCTGTTTCATGGTCACGCCGTACGAGGGCTACGTCGCCGTCGCCGAGGCGCTGGCCGAGCTGACGCCGGGCGACCACGCCAAGAAGTCCGCGCTGTTCAACTCGGGCGCGGAGGCCGTCGAGAACGCCGTCAAGATCGCCCGCGCGTACACCAAGCGCCAGGCCGTCGTCGTCTTCGACCACGGCTACCACGGCCGGACGAACCTCACGATGGCGCTGACCGCCAAGAACATGCCGTACAAGCACGGCTTCGGACCGTTCGCGCCCGAGGTCTACCGGGTGCCGGTGGCCTACGGCTACCGCTGGCTGACCGGCCCGCAGAACGCCGGTGCCGAGGCGTCCGCGCAGGCCATCGACATGATCAACAAGCAGATCGGCGCGGACAACGTGGCCGCGATCATCATCGAGCCGGTGCTCGGCGAGGGCGGCTTCATCGAGCCCGCGAAGGGCTTCCTGCCGGCCATCAGCCAGTTCGCCAAGGACAACGGCATCGTCTTCGTCGCGGACGAGATCCAGTCCGGCTTCTGCCGCACCGGCCAGTGGTTCGCGTGCGAGGACGAGGGCATCGTCCCCGACCTGATCACCACCGCCAAGGGCATCGCGGGCGGTCTGCCGCTCGCCGCCGTGACCGGCCGCGCCGAGATCATGGACGCCGCGCACTCGGGCGGCCTGGGCGGCACCTACGGCGGCAACCCGGTGGCCTGCGCGGGCGCGCTCGGCGCGATCGAGACCATGAAGGAGCTCGACCTCAACGCCAAGGCGAAGAACATCGAGTCGGTCATGAAGGCCCGGCTGGGTGCCATGGCCGAGAAGTTCGACATCATCGGCGACGTGCGGGGCCGCGGCGCCATGATCGCCATCGAACTGGTGAAGGACCGCGCGACCAAGGAGCCGAACCCGGAGGCGACCGCCGCGCTCGCCAAGGCCTGCCACCAGGAGGGCCTGCTGGTCCTGACCTGTGGCACCTACGGCAACGTCCTCCGCTTCCTGCCCCCGCTGGTCATCGGCGAGGACCTCCTCAACGAGGGCCTCGACATCATCGAGCAGGCCTTCTCCCGCGTCTGA